Part of the Prunus dulcis chromosome 8, ALMONDv2, whole genome shotgun sequence genome is shown below.
tttacaaaattcgacatacatAAATTCATACattgaaatcttcaattgccaaaaattgaaatgatggaaatCTAAATTCCGTCATTTTAGAATTCAATGTAATTTTTAATTCCTTCATCCAAACAGAAGGTAATGGAAGATCACTTTAACTCCtcagccttttctttttctttttctttttcttactgCCTTgacttttttgttatttcataATCCTTTTCCTTCTAGCCatcttttaatatattttgcGTACATATTTCAGAATGCAGCGTAAGAAGGGTCAGTTTACATCATCCAAGGCTAGTTGTGATGATGGGGGCCCTGCTTCATCTGGTGCAACACAGGGCTCTGGACAAGATGAGAGCATGCAGGAAACTTCGTGAGTCCATCTTCATGTATCGTTACTTATATTAGGACCATTAGATTTTTTATAGGACATAGGATTGATGGCCATTAGATTGATTCTTTAAAGTGATTATGCTTTATGTTGCACTCTACAATCATGTTGCATTGACATTGAGCtgtttttatacaagttttgTACTCTAATTGTGTATTTGTTATTTCAAGAGAAATACTTATGTTATCTGCATTCTGAAAATTTATGCATAATGTCTTTTCAGGTGCTTGCACTGTGGGATAAGTTCAAAATCAACTCCAATGATGCGTCGTGGGCCAGCAGGTCCAAGGACCCTATGCAATGCATGTGGGCTCAAGTGGGCTAACAAGGTTTGAGAAATTATaagtaatttaatttatgctTTAACTCCCTTTTGGGTATTGATGGATATCTAAAAGAATTGTTTGCATTTTCATAACTGTCTGTGTATGCGCATGTATATATCTCATataatttatacatatatatttccaTGATCTCCATTTCTgcattcttttattttactttccCTCCATATAACAAGTGTTTTGAGAGGTTTTGAGGATTTAATTGTAAGCTTTTCAATTTCTCCTCAACCAAAGATGTCACTTTTAAATGTACAATGGATCAGTGCATCGTAATGTTTTTCAGTCATTTATATCTAATCTACCACCTGCCTTGTTGAGGACCTTAACAGAGAATAACTCTTTTGTCTAAAAGTTCTTAATTGAACTAAGTAACCAATTCTTATCCTGTAGATCTTCTTCCACAGTTATGACTAGAACACTTCAAGTgcgatatttttatttttatttttctttgcttaCTCCTTGTTGTGGATGTATGAAAACACATAtaatacacacacacagacacacacacacacacacacacacacatatgtaTATAGGAGTACTGGCACGCATGAATACAACATTCATGGTTTAACTATTGGATGAAAATCCAAATGTTCAGTAGGATACACACAATTTTTTACCTACTCTGTCATTGTCGTTGTTATTTTTATCTTGAATTTTCATTCCCTGGTTTAGAGCATGGTAGATGTCTTATTAGAGTATTTAACTAGTTAAAGTTGGAGCATCCagcccaaaaccaattggagAGACAGAGAATTGTATATATTGAGATGGAAGGCTTAGAATGACTGATGTGGGACTTTATGTTTTCAACATGCCCCTAACGTTTGGCCAGATTGAGCCAACACGTACTGAGATGTAAGGCTTATAGTGCCCAATGcggaatttgaattttcaacATAAGGTTGTGTGTCTAAACACTTATACAGATCGATATAATTACCAGGTTGTTGCCCTGGGCGATGTGTGACTAGAGAAACTTTTTATATAGAATGTCTGACAAGGTTTTTGAATCAGCATATGTTTCTCAATCATAGTCTAAGACCATCCAATCCACTTTGCATCTCAGTTGTTTGTATCTGAGAAAACGGTACTTAAGAAGAACTTTAttagagaatatatatatatctgtcAGGCAATCTAGCACGCTGTGTTGCTAGACGGTGAATAAGGATCATTGATTAGATGAAATTACGTCTGAATGCCCCCTTATTGACATTTTAGCAATAAACCAGGTTAGATatctagcaaaagaaaattactaTATATATTGGAGTTAGCTTTGTTGGTGGAGGATACTGAAATTTTGTAGGAAGTGATTGCTGTTGATTCTCAGTCATCTCTTAATGTATGCTCAACTTTTTGCAGGGAGTTCTAACAGGTGGTCCTAAGGTTTCAAATATAGGTATGCAGGATCCTTCTGCAAAGGGAATTGAACAGGTAAACCACCTCAAGCaccccgaaaaaaaaaaaaatttaaaatcttaTGATTTTTCTTATATCTGGCATTTTCCTCATGGGTTTTTATCACAGGGTGATGGCGAAGCTAAAGACTCAGTTGCTATAACCATGGGTGCCAACATCGCCCCTTCCTCTAATGGTGACAACTCAGCCATGACCGTGGACAGGAATTTATGAAGTCCCTTGCAACCTGGTTGTTTGCCATTTGCTGTATTACAAAGGGATGTCAAATAGATTCAAGTACGTTATCGAGTGTACATATATGCTTTAGGGACTTGGAGCTATAAACTAATAGATTTGAAACCCTATTATTTAATGTGATTGTAGTCTGAGGACCAAATTTAGAACCTCATCCATGTTGAATATGGCTGCAATACTATTGCCAGTTCTTTCCTTGTCTACAATATAATCAAGAAAGGTTATGGTGATAAATGCAACCTGATTATTGTGAAATTCGTACCGCCAGACCAGAAAAGCGGGGATTAAAGCCTATTTTCAGAGGCATGGCCAAGCCATGGTAAATTTGCTGCTTGATAATTGGTGACTTTTCAACTACAGAACGTGTTACTTGGGcgctttttaaatataaaagcGAGCCTTACAACATGCCAGgtggaaaattcaaaattgagtGACCAAGTTTGGCGAGTGAATCATCAGCTGCATAATTTGTTTGTCAAGGTCAAtggacgtggtttgttgtgcCTCAGATTCATCCAAATTCTGGGGACTGGTGAGTTGTGGTTTTAATTGTTCATTTGCTATAGCTTTCTTAGTGTGCTGAAACTTGGCAGTGTATAAATCAAGCAAGCTAATCAAATTACTGTGTCATTTTCGCTCAACGTTATGTAAAATTTTATGTGGCTGAAGCCAACAAGTTCATTCCTAAGCAAAGAAATCCGCGAATGGAGGCGAGAGTGGTAGGACAAGGATTCTTCCATTACCACCAcataacaagaaaaagaaaactcatgCTAATATCTAGTTTGtgacaaaaatgaaagattAAATTATATCTCATTGAATTTCATGTGTTTGTTTATACGTACCGATATATTTTTATGATCAGGTTCACATCCTTGCTTGTTTGAGAAGGGAGGAAGGGGTCATTACTTCTTGTGATGGAAAATCCAAGGCTATTTGTAGTTACTCTTCTATAGAGCTCATGAGGGCAACCAACAACTTTGACCCTTCTTGCATCATAC
Proteins encoded:
- the LOC117636446 gene encoding GATA transcription factor 25-like isoform X2, producing the protein MSESNHQNSMYGSGGAPQSNQVEEQEDDVEESIDNPHIRFEDSSAIPPNPLYLTSSEYPPVAATNGGSDQLTLSFQGEVYVFDEVSPDKGMNDLPVKPIQPQRAASLSRFREKRKERCFDKKIRYTVRKEVALRMQRKKGQFTSSKASCDDGGPASSGATQGSGQDESMQETSCLHCGISSKSTPMMRRGPAGPRTLCNACGLKWANKGVLTGGPKVSNIGMQDPSAKGIEQGDGEAKDSVAITMGANIAPSSNGDNSAMTVDRNL